A genome region from Coffea arabica cultivar ET-39 chromosome 7e, Coffea Arabica ET-39 HiFi, whole genome shotgun sequence includes the following:
- the LOC113699128 gene encoding probable mitochondrial saccharopine dehydrogenase-like oxidoreductase At5g39410, which yields MQDDQVNRKPRYDVVIFGASGFTGKYVIREALKFLHTPSSPSPLKTLALAGRSHSKIAQSLKWAAHPNPPPPDLPILTADTSDPPSLRRLASQAKLILNCVGPFRLYGEPVVAACVDSGCDYLDICGEPEFMERMEAGYHEKAAEKGSLVISACGFDSVPAELGLLFNSRQWVPPAVPNRVEAYLSLESSKRVVGNIGTYESAVLGVANADKLQELRRSRPKKPRPLIPGPPPPKGSLVEHQKKFDLWAVKLPSADSIVVRRTLVSLTQNPRGIAGVHEDAEQIERRETFWSSVKPAHFGVKMGTKSLLGIFRVIAVGVFIGLFGKNSFGRRLLLKFPSFFSLGWFKKKGPTEDEVSSASFKMWFVGHGYSDSSLATSGNAKPDLEIITRVIGPEIGYLTTPIILVQCGLILLHQRESLPKGGVFTPGIIFGPTDLQERLQKHGICFDVISKNSLPA from the exons ATGCAGGACGATCAAGTAAACCGGAAACCCAGATACGACGTCGTTATATTCGGAGCCTCGGGTTTCACAGGCAAATATGTCATCAGAGAAGCCCTCAAGTTCCTCCACACTCCATCCTCCCCTTCCCCTCTCAAAACCCTTGCCTTAGCGGGTCGATCCCACTCCAAGATCGCCCAATCTCTCAAATGGGCTGCCCACCCAAACCCACCACCTCCCGACCTCCCCATCCTCACCGCCGACACCTCCGACCCCCCTTCCCTCCGCCGCCTCGCTTCCCAAGCCAAGCTCATCCTCAACTGCGTCGGCCCCTTTCGGCTCTACGGCGAGCCCGTGGTGGCTGCCTGCGTCGACTCCGGATGTGATTACTTGGATATTTGCGGTGAGCCGGAGTTTATGGAGAGGATGGAGGCTGGGTACCACGAGAAGGCGGCCGAGAAGGGTTCTTTGGTCATTTCCGCTTGCGGGTTCGACTCGGTTCCGGCTGAGTTGGGACTGCTGTTCAATTCCAGGCAGTGGGTCCCTCCTGCCGTGCCTAACCGGGTCGAGGCTTACTTGAGCCTGGAATCTAGTAAAAGAGTTGTCGGAAATATTGGGACATACGAATCGGCGGTTCTCGGGGTGGCTAATGCCGATAAATTGCAGGAACTGAGGCGGTCCAGACCCAAGAAACCTCGCCCTTTG ATTCCTGGCCCTCCACCTCCTAAAGGATCCCTGGTTGAACACCAGAAGAAGTTTGACCTCTGGGCTGTGAAGCTACCATCAGCCGATTCCATTGTTGTCCGCAGAACCTTGGTAAGTCTGACACAAAATCCTCGTGGCATTGCTGGCGTTCATGAAGATGCTGAACAAATCGAAAGAAGGGAGACCTTCTGGTCAAGCGTAAAGCCCGCTCACTTTGGTGTTAAGATGGGGACAAAGTCTCTGTTGGGCATTTTTCGTGTCATTGCAGTTGGAGTCTTCATTGGGCTCTTCGGTAAGAATTCATTCGGGAGGCGGCTGCTCTTGAAATTTCCCTCTTTTTTCAGCCTTGGGTGGTTTAAGAAGAAGGGTCCAACTGAAGATGAAGTCAGCAGCGCTTCGTTCAAAATGTGGTTCGTCGGGCATGGATACAGTGATAGCAGTCTTGCAACCAGCGGAAACGCAAAACCTGATCTGGAAATAATAACTAGAGTAATTGGACCTGAGATTGGATATTTGACAACTCCAATTATTCTGGTTCAATGTGGTCTGATCCTACTGCATCAGCGTGAAAGTTTGCCGAAAGGCGGAGTTTTCACCCCTGGGATTATATTTGGCCCAACTGATCTTCAAGAAAGACTCCAGAAACATGGAATATGCTTCGACGTTATTTCAAAGAATAGCCTTCCTGCCTAG
- the LOC113699180 gene encoding uncharacterized protein isoform X2, which produces MTACRSLAGLRMPLSRLESNASSFCFSTRLSLSSSSPLHFFSSCSLNPPGSGNQSYPGRRRFYLSSCVDGVGAVQLQTSASTVAAAPVRQNVVLEIPQDSSRDTVEQLLSESKSYHDHDVSRLMKMERKLEATQSSRCEGGTDRWFPYLDNFKADNGVCLSSAQVLEALDPYIMVSRKERFRNVVNNRSYSVCLVVEGLADFGNVSAAFRSADALGFQSVHVVSCESSKRYRDNRHVSMGAEKWLDIELWDSTKECFKVLKSRGYRIATTHVGIDTVSVYDMDWTYPTAIVVGNENKGISDEALELSDLRCNIPMNGMVDSFNVSVAAGIVMHQAICNRNSRMGCHGDLTSQESQILLAEFFLRHSKSAISIANEYSKRKLDQPISKL; this is translated from the exons ATGACAGCCTGCAGATCCTTAGCCGGGCTCCGCATGCCACTCTCTCGTCTGGAATCCAATGCAAGCAGCTTCTGCTTCTCTACCAGACTCTCTCTTTCATCCTCTTCTCCTCTCCACTTCTTCTCCTCCTGCTCCCTCAACCCACCAG GGTCTGGAAACCAGTCTTACCCGGGCAGGAGGCGTTTCTATTTGAGCAGCTGTGTTGATGGAGTAGGAGCTGTTCAGCTCCAAACTTCTGCTTCTACGGTTGCCGCCGCACCTGTTCGACAAAATGTCGTCTTGGAAATTCCCCAGGATTCGTCCAGAGACACCGTCGAACAGTTGCTCTCCGAATCCAAGAGCTACCACGACCACGACGTTTCCAGACTCATGAAAATGGAACGGAAGCTCGAGGCTACCCAAAGCTCCCGCTGCGAAGGCGGGACAGACCGATGGTTCCCCTATTTAGATAACTTCAAGGCCGACAACGGTGTGTGTTTGAGCAGCGCTCAAGTGTTGGAGGCGTTGGATCCGTATATCATGGTGTCCAGGAAAGAGAGGTTTCGAAACGTGGTTAACAATCGGAGTTATTCTGTGTGTTTGGTGGTTGAAGGACTTGCGGATTTTGGTAATGTTTCTGCGGCGTTTAGGTCTGCTGATGCATTAGGCTTTCAGTCCGTTCACGTCGTCTcctgtgaaagttcaaaaag GTACCGAGACAATCGGCACGTCAGCATGGGAGCTGAGAAGTGGTTGGATATTGAACTCTGGGATTCCACCAAGGAGTGCTTTAAAGTTTTGAAATCACGTGGTTATCGTATTGCTACTACGCATGTTGGGATTGATACG GTTTCTGTTTATGATATGGACTGGACTTATCCAACAGCAATAGTTGTTGGTAATGAGAATAA GGGTATAAGCGATGAGGCTCTTGAACTGTCGGATTTGCGTTGCAATATTCCAATGAATGGCATGGTTGATTCTTTCAAtgtttcagttgctgctggcaTAGTTATGCACCAAGCCATCTGTAACAGGAATTCTAGGATG GGTTGTCATGGAGATCTGACATCGCAAGAGAGTCAAATTCTGCTTGCGGAGTTCTTTTTGCGCCACAGTAAGAGTGCAATTAGTATTGCAAATGAATATTCTAAGCGGAAGCTGGACCAGCCTATATCAAAGCTCTGA
- the LOC113699180 gene encoding uncharacterized protein isoform X1: MTACRSLAGLRMPLSRLESNASSFCFSTRLSLSSSSPLHFFSSCSLNPPAGSGNQSYPGRRRFYLSSCVDGVGAVQLQTSASTVAAAPVRQNVVLEIPQDSSRDTVEQLLSESKSYHDHDVSRLMKMERKLEATQSSRCEGGTDRWFPYLDNFKADNGVCLSSAQVLEALDPYIMVSRKERFRNVVNNRSYSVCLVVEGLADFGNVSAAFRSADALGFQSVHVVSCESSKRYRDNRHVSMGAEKWLDIELWDSTKECFKVLKSRGYRIATTHVGIDTVSVYDMDWTYPTAIVVGNENKGISDEALELSDLRCNIPMNGMVDSFNVSVAAGIVMHQAICNRNSRMGCHGDLTSQESQILLAEFFLRHSKSAISIANEYSKRKLDQPISKL; this comes from the exons ATGACAGCCTGCAGATCCTTAGCCGGGCTCCGCATGCCACTCTCTCGTCTGGAATCCAATGCAAGCAGCTTCTGCTTCTCTACCAGACTCTCTCTTTCATCCTCTTCTCCTCTCCACTTCTTCTCCTCCTGCTCCCTCAACCCACCAG CAGGGTCTGGAAACCAGTCTTACCCGGGCAGGAGGCGTTTCTATTTGAGCAGCTGTGTTGATGGAGTAGGAGCTGTTCAGCTCCAAACTTCTGCTTCTACGGTTGCCGCCGCACCTGTTCGACAAAATGTCGTCTTGGAAATTCCCCAGGATTCGTCCAGAGACACCGTCGAACAGTTGCTCTCCGAATCCAAGAGCTACCACGACCACGACGTTTCCAGACTCATGAAAATGGAACGGAAGCTCGAGGCTACCCAAAGCTCCCGCTGCGAAGGCGGGACAGACCGATGGTTCCCCTATTTAGATAACTTCAAGGCCGACAACGGTGTGTGTTTGAGCAGCGCTCAAGTGTTGGAGGCGTTGGATCCGTATATCATGGTGTCCAGGAAAGAGAGGTTTCGAAACGTGGTTAACAATCGGAGTTATTCTGTGTGTTTGGTGGTTGAAGGACTTGCGGATTTTGGTAATGTTTCTGCGGCGTTTAGGTCTGCTGATGCATTAGGCTTTCAGTCCGTTCACGTCGTCTcctgtgaaagttcaaaaag GTACCGAGACAATCGGCACGTCAGCATGGGAGCTGAGAAGTGGTTGGATATTGAACTCTGGGATTCCACCAAGGAGTGCTTTAAAGTTTTGAAATCACGTGGTTATCGTATTGCTACTACGCATGTTGGGATTGATACG GTTTCTGTTTATGATATGGACTGGACTTATCCAACAGCAATAGTTGTTGGTAATGAGAATAA GGGTATAAGCGATGAGGCTCTTGAACTGTCGGATTTGCGTTGCAATATTCCAATGAATGGCATGGTTGATTCTTTCAAtgtttcagttgctgctggcaTAGTTATGCACCAAGCCATCTGTAACAGGAATTCTAGGATG GGTTGTCATGGAGATCTGACATCGCAAGAGAGTCAAATTCTGCTTGCGGAGTTCTTTTTGCGCCACAGTAAGAGTGCAATTAGTATTGCAAATGAATATTCTAAGCGGAAGCTGGACCAGCCTATATCAAAGCTCTGA